A window from Vanessa atalanta chromosome 16, ilVanAtal1.2, whole genome shotgun sequence encodes these proteins:
- the LOC125070007 gene encoding integrin beta-nu-like: MIGRFFVFALFNLCSFFIIGYVSGQVEEQLLNKLVCIQHEECGPCLSAAGHCRWCADPYYSSTAPRCNDDESLVATGCGQGMIERPVKPVWEVAENHSLQDMLPDSHEAVVQIQPQKIRLSLKPRETKKIKFSYRPAKNYPLDLYYLMDLTWSMKDDKETLVSLRDDLPSLLKNLTDNFRIGFGAFAEKPIMPFISVDPRRLANPCTVEEEACEATYSYKHHLTLTNQVNEFIEKVNSSSVTANLDNAEAQLDALVQAITCAKEIGWSPHSRKIVILLSDGLFHTAGDGKLGGASLKSDEQCHLDENGYYSEAAVYDYPSIAQIYRLLDKYKVNVIFAVTENVKDHYDSLHKLLSDFTYVAKLESDSSNILKLVKMGYEDIVSVVNFEDDSSSGPIKVKYFTDCGVKGGSLIEAKRCTGVGYGMTLNYEAHVSLESCPEYKMSHQTITISESQLGQDSLTLDVEIQCGCKCQSDEQKDLVLTCPRNSHLVCGVCQCNKGWSGPYCNCTIEDENASAELQAQCREPNVTRALACSGAGDCVCGRCQCDRGSSGRYCQCKQCEISRENGVECGGIERGVCVCGQCECVEGWSGEACECTAETDTCVAPASNEICSGHGDCVCGRCQCSNANEGGTVYSGRFCETCATCENPLCVNAEPCVLCHLDSNCTDICTIGNINYTVSERLDEETSNNDDTSCILRHEEGGLECDYRYTYKAAIKSTIAMEIVIRAKFCSQPTSAKIMTTSLIIMACVVAAGLIFIFFIKCAQVVSDRRAYAKFLQEAQESRKNMQELNPLYKSPISEFKLPESYPRDRHDL, from the exons ATGATCGGCAGATTTTTCGTGTTCGCATTGTTTAACTTGTGCAGTTTCTTTATTATCGGATATGTAAGCGGTCAAG TTGAAGAGCAGCTATTGAATAAATTGGTGTGCATCCAACATGAGGAATGTGGGCCCTGTTTGTCCGCTGCTGGCCATTGTCGTTGGTGTGCAGATCCCTACTATAGTTCAACAGCTCCGCGATGTAACGATGATGAAAG TCTGGTGGCCACGGGATGCGGTCAGGGCATGATAGAACGCCCTGTCAAACCAGTATGGGAAGTTGCTGAAAATCATTCTCTGCAAGACATGCTACCCGACAGTCACGAGGCAGTTGTGCAAATACAACCGCAAAAAATAAGACTTTCGTTAAAACCAC GTGAAACTAAGAAAATTAAGTTTTCGTATAGACCTGCCAAAAATTACcctttagatttatattacttaatggATCTCACTTGGTCAATGAAAGACGACAAAGAAACCTTAGTGTCTCTAAGAGACGATCTACCATCGTTGTTGAAGAATTTAACAGATAATTTTAG aATAGGATTTGGTGCCTTCGCCGAAAAACCAATAATGCCATTTATAAGCGTCGATCCAAGGCGACTTGCGAATCCTTGTACGGTGGAAGAAGAGGCGTGTGAGGCAACCTACAGCTATAAACATCACTTAACACTTACAAATCAG GtaaatgaatttattgaaaAGGTAAACAGTAGTTCAGTGACAGCAAACTTGGACAACGCCGAAGCACAACTAGACGCTTTGGTGCAGGCGATAACTTGTGCTAAGGAGATCGGTTGGTCTCCTCACAGCAGAAAAATAGTCATATTGCTCTCAGATGGGCTTTTTCATACAGCGGGTGACGGGAAATTAG GTGGTGCTTCGTTAAAAAGCGACGAACAATGTCATTTAGATGAGAATGGTTATTATTCCGAAGCGGCCGTATACGATTATCCGTCCATAGCACAAATATACCGACTGCTTGATAAGTACaag GTGAATGTAATTTTCGCGGTTACGGAAAATGTGAAGGACCATTACGACAGCCTACACAAGCTGTTGAGTGACTTCACTTACGTAGCCAAACTAGAGAGCGACAGTTCGAACATTCTAAAGCTAGTCAAAATGGGTTATGAAGATATCGTGAGCGTCGTTAATTTTGAGGATGACTCCAGTTCAGGCCCTATAAAGGTTAAATATTTCACCGATTGCGGAGTGAAAGGGGGCTCATTGATAGAAGCGAAGCGTTGCACCGGCGTTGGATATGGCATGACGCTTAATTACGAGGCCCACGTCAGTTTGGAATCTTGTCCGGAATACAAAATG TCGCACCAAACGATCACGATATCAGAAAGCCAGCTGGGTCAAGACTCTTTAACACTTGATGTAGAAATACAATGCGGTTGTAAATGCCAGAGCGATGAGCAGAAGGATTTGGTTCTAACGTGTCCCCGGAATTCTCATCTTGTCTGTGGAGTTTGTCAATGTAATAAAGGATG GTCGGGTCCGTACTGCAACTGCACCATAGAGGACGAGAACGCGTCGGCCGAGCTGCAGGCGCAGTGCCGCGAGCCCAACGTCACGCGCGCGCTCGCGTGCTCCGGCGCCGGCGACTGCGTGTGCGGCCGCTGCCAGTGCGACCGCGGCTCCAGCGGCCGGTACTGCCAGTGCAAGCAATGCGAGATCAGTAG AGAAAATGGCGTAGAGTGTGGTGGTATAGAGCgaggtgtgtgtgtgtgcggcCAGTGCGAGTGTGTGGAGGGGTGGAGCGGCGAGGCGTGCGAGTGCACCGCCGAAACCGACACGTGCGTCGCGCCGGCCTCCAACGAAATCTGTTCAGGACATGGCGATTGTGTTTGCG gtCGATGCCAATGTTCCAATGCTAACGAAGGAGGCACCGTTTATTCTGGACGTTTTTGTGAAACATGTGCAACTTGTGAAAATCCACTTTGTGTTAATGCAGAGCCGTGTGTTCTGTGTCATTTGGATAGCAACTGCACTGATATTTGCACTATCGGAAATATCAACTACACTGTTAGTGAAAGGCTTGATGAAG AAACATCAAACAACGATGACACATCGTGCATATTGCGACATGAGGAAGGCGGTCTCGAGTGCGACTACAGATACACGTATAAGGCTGCTATTAAATCTACGATAGCGATGGAGATCGTCATCAGGGCTAAATTTTGTTCCCAGCCAACGAGCGCCAAGATTATGACGACATCACTGATAATAATGGCTTGTGTTGTGGCCGCCGgtcttattttcatatttttcattaaatgtgCTCAAGTGGTATCTGACCGACGAGCATATGCCAAGTTTCTGCAAGAAGCACAGGAAAGCAGGAAGAACATGCAAGAGTTGAACCCCCTGTATAAATCACCAATATCGGAATTTAAATTACCAGAATCATATCCGAGAGACCGgcatgatttataa
- the LOC125069998 gene encoding phosphatidylinositol 4-phosphate 5-kinase 1-like — MADALEPESETDILKPVKEIPVVQDQGIFKHDTGDIYDGFFEAKKKDRSVKMHGPGVYTTAEGDTYSGTWEADRFGANENVTIKYSDGSKYVGQFKDWSYSGRGNYYYPDGSILKGEFGENAPTGHLSLIDPNGHIWLGKADQGYGWFEPVNHFYDMLEKSKESKIKKQRREIDAGVRSTIET, encoded by the exons atggcgGACGCTTTAGAACCAGAATCGGAAACTGATATCCTGAAGCCAGTAAAGGAAATTCCTGTGGTGCAAGACCAGGGCATCTTTAAACACGACACCGGCGATATTTACGACGGTTTCTTTGAGGCTAAGAAAAAAGACAGAAGCGTGAAAATGCACG GTCCTGGTGTTTACACAACAGCGGAGGGAGACACTTACTCCGGGACATGGGAGGCAGATCGTTTCGGAGCCAACGAGAATGTCACCATTAAATACAGTGACGGTTCAAAATACGTGGGTCAATTCAAAGATTGGTCATACAGTGGACGTGGGAATTACTATTATCCAGATGGAAGCATTTTAAAGGGAGAATTTGGTGAAAATGCACCAACAGGCCATTTGAGTCTAATTGACCCTAACGGGCATATTTGGCTGGGTAAAGCCGATCAGGGCTACGGATGGTTTGAACCGGTCAATCACTTTTATGATATGCTGGAAAAATCAAAggaaagtaaaataaagaaacagCGTAGAGAAATAGACGCGGGTGTTCGTTCTACTATCGAAACTTAA